A window from Vigna radiata var. radiata cultivar VC1973A unplaced genomic scaffold, Vradiata_ver6 scaffold_180, whole genome shotgun sequence encodes these proteins:
- the LOC106778937 gene encoding uncharacterized protein LOC106778937 gives MKASRGRYRRSSLHSMDKSKDNWAFNDTVLQVGMLLLMFLFYLFMHNVPKKLWSDLRLRNRADIQAKRHFVQGAQLLARARASKSKALAKEAQAQAQRAIALDPRDAAPHLLKALALDFLGLRSAALDSLDDALSPLAATSLSPSERADALLKRAELRLASTQRARVDSALADLSESVKLNPNSAKAFFALGDCLERKKMNEDAVKAYEQALELEPQLHVAQQALHRLDSSPKTN, from the coding sequence ATGAAAGCCAGCAGAGGCAGGTACAGAAGAAGTTCTCTGCACTCAATGGATAAATCCAAAGACAACTGGGCCTTCAACGACACCGTTTTGCAGGTGGGAATGCTCCTCCTCATGTTCCTCTTCTACCTCTTCATGCACAACGTCCCCAAGAAGCTCTGGTCCGACCTCCGTCTCCGCAACCGCGCCGACATCCAAGCCAAGCGCCACTTCGTCCAAGGGGCCCAACTACTCGCTCGAGCCCGCGCCTCCAAATCCAAGGCCCTCGCCAAAGAAGcccaggcccaggcccaacgcgCCATCGCCCTCGACCCCCGCGACGCCGCCCCCCACCTCCTCAAAGCCCTCGCCCTCGATTTCCTCGGCCTCCGCTCTGCCGCCCTCGATTCCCTCGACGACGCCCTCTCCCCCCTCGCCGCCACCTCCCTCTCCCCCTCCGAGCGCGCCGATGCCCTCCTCAAACGCGCCGAACTCAGACTGGCCTCGACTCAGCGCGCCCGGGTCGACTCGGCCCTCGCCGATCTCTCCGAGTCCGTCAAACTGAACCCCAACAGCGCGAAGGCTTTCTTCGCCCTCGGAGACTGCTTGGAGCGGAAGAAGATGAACGAGGACGCCGTTAAGGCCTACGAGCAGGCTCTCGAATTGGAACCCCAATTGCACGTCGCTCAACAAGCCCTACACAGGTTGGATTCTTCGCCCAAAACCAATTGA
- the LOC106778925 gene encoding pentatricopeptide repeat-containing protein At2g15690, mitochondrial-like has product MPPPFPEHGQNHNQWNPQSPTHQSPNFQTPTSQNPNLRPSTSPNRWNNHNPATPNPWSPRTQGFPNPNQFQNPSNQLNNNQTFIQGQAFTPPPPPPSITDLAFLCKEGNVKEAIKLMDKGVKVDSLEDAKKAHDHFLQSSFRSDLMLNNKVIEMYGNCKSMTDACRVFDHMPNRNMDSWLSMMRGYANNTNGDDALQLFEQMNELGLEITSETLLAVL; this is encoded by the exons ATGCCTCCTCCATTTCCAGAACATGGCCAAAACCATAATCAGTGGAATCCTCAATCCCCAACCCATCAAAGCCCTAATTTTCAAACTCCCACTTCTCAAAATCCTAACTTACGCCCATCCACTTCCCCCAATCGATGGAACAATCATAACCCTGCTACCCCGAATCCGTGGAGCCCTAGGACTCAGGGGTTCCCAAACCCTAACCAATTCCAAAACCCTAGCAACCAGCTAAACAACAATCAAACATTTATTCAAGGACAAGCCTTTACTCCTCCACCGCCACCTCCTTCAATCACTGATTTGGCATTTTTGTGCAAGGAGGGTAATGTTAAAGAAGCAATAAAGTTGATGGACAAAGGGGTCAAAGTTGAT TCCCTTGAAGATGCTAAGAAGGCCCATGACCACTTTCTACAGTCTTCTTTTAGGAGTGATCTCATGCTCAACAACAAGGTGATTGAAATGTATGGGAATTGTAAAAGCATGACGGATGCATGTAGGGTGTTCGACCATATGCCCAACAGGAATATGGATTCTTGGCTCTCGATGATGCGGGGTTACGCAAATAACACCAATGGGGATGATGCCTTGCAGCTGTTTGAGCAGATGAATGAACTGGGTTTAGAGATTACTTCAGAGACTTTGCTTGCTGTGTTGTGA